One window of the Prinia subflava isolate CZ2003 ecotype Zambia chromosome 1, Cam_Psub_1.2, whole genome shotgun sequence genome contains the following:
- the RNF182 gene encoding E3 ubiquitin-protein ligase RNF182, translating into MTTQLPEESVETQSSDELECKICYNRYNLRQRKPKVLECCHRVCAKCLCKIIDFGDSPQGVIVCPFCRFETCLPDDEVSSLPDDNNILLNLACGGKGKKCLPDNPTELLLTPKRLASLVSPSHTSSNCLVITIMEVQRESPQTLNSTPVVEFYRPTSFDSVATVSHNWTVWNCTSLLFQTSIRVLVWLLGLLYFSSLPLGIYLLVSKKVTLGVVFVSLVPSSLVILMIYGFCQCVCHEVLDCMSS; encoded by the coding sequence ATGACCACCCAGCTACCAGAGGAGTCTGTGGAGACCCAGAGCTCAGATGAGCTTGAGTGCAAGATCTGTTACAACCGCTATAACCTGCGACAGAGGAAACCAAAAGTGCTGGAGTGCTGTCACAGAGTGTGTGCCAAATGCCTTTGCAAGATCATAGACTTTGGCGATTCCCCGCAAGGAGTCATCGTGTGCCCGTTCTGCAGGTTTGAAACGTGCCTGCCAGACGATGAGGTTAGTAGTCTTCCTGATGACAACAACATCCTCCTGAATTTAGCTTgtgggggaaagggaaagaagtgccTACCAGATAACCCAACAGAACTGTTGCTGACTCCCAAAAGGCTGGCGTCTCTGGTTAGCCCTTCTCACACCTCTTCTAATTGCCTGGTTATAACAATCATGGAAGTACAAAGAGAAAGTCCCCAGACTCTGAACTCAACCCCTGTGGTGGAATTTTACAGGCCTACAAGTTTTGACTCTGTTGCAACTGTGTCCCACAACTGGACAGTGTGGAACTGCACATCTTTACTCTTCCAGACCTCGATTCGGGTGCTAGTGTGGTTGCTAGGGTTGCTGTACTTCAGCTCCTTGCCTTTAGGGATTTATTTACTGGTATCCAAGAAAGTCACCCTTGGGGTTGTCTTTGTAAGCCTTGTTCCTTCGAGCCTTGTTATTCTCATGATTTATGGCTTTTGCCAGTGTGTTTGCCATGAAGTTTTAGACTGCATGTCATCTTGA